The proteins below are encoded in one region of Anaerosporomusa subterranea:
- a CDS encoding gluconeogenesis factor YvcK family protein has protein sequence MRPHFKWLAPGMNLKRWLLLFALGVLLFSLGLAIVFNYQYIGMLENAIFLWVYRLTGQYLSTGMILVGMGIVTAGVVTMAYATRKLILSIISVLLPEGSNGLINLIYEKRRLNRGPSVVVLGGGTGLSVLLRGIKKATDNITAIVTVGDDGGSSGRIRSDLGMIPPGDLRRCLVALADTEPMMEKLFEHRFGGNGGLAGHNFGNLFIAAMNEVQGDVELALQASSKVLAVRGQVLPATTEAIRLSATMCDGSVIEGESNIPLCGKCIDHVGILPEDVLPVPSAVAAIREADACILGPGSLYTSVLPNLLVRGIADELRRTKAVKIYICNVMTQPGETDGYSASRHVKAILDHVGPGVIDYVVVNAQTVAPVLRDRYATQGAVPVEADIEAIEALGVRAVKANIINETDLVRHDPERLSHTIMDMVVKLGGKSERVRLLDYYLQEEEGRQR, from the coding sequence ATGCGGCCGCATTTTAAGTGGCTAGCTCCGGGCATGAATCTGAAGCGTTGGCTGCTTCTGTTTGCGCTGGGAGTTTTGCTCTTCAGCCTCGGATTAGCAATTGTTTTTAATTATCAATATATCGGCATGTTGGAAAATGCCATTTTTCTTTGGGTTTATCGCCTCACTGGGCAATACCTGTCAACAGGAATGATCCTCGTCGGCATGGGCATTGTCACCGCTGGCGTTGTCACGATGGCTTATGCAACGCGAAAGTTGATTCTTTCGATTATTAGCGTGCTGCTGCCGGAAGGATCAAATGGCCTAATTAACCTGATTTACGAAAAACGTCGGCTAAATCGGGGGCCGTCGGTTGTTGTCCTCGGCGGTGGTACGGGGCTTTCGGTGTTGCTCAGAGGGATCAAAAAGGCAACAGATAATATTACGGCTATTGTCACGGTTGGCGACGATGGCGGCTCGTCCGGACGTATTCGCAGTGATCTTGGCATGATTCCACCAGGCGATTTGCGACGCTGTTTGGTCGCGTTGGCTGATACTGAACCGATGATGGAAAAACTGTTTGAACACCGCTTCGGCGGCAATGGCGGCTTAGCTGGCCACAACTTTGGCAATTTGTTCATTGCGGCGATGAATGAAGTACAAGGCGATGTCGAACTGGCTCTCCAAGCATCAAGCAAGGTACTGGCTGTCCGTGGTCAGGTTTTGCCTGCCACAACCGAGGCGATCCGTCTTTCGGCCACTATGTGTGACGGCAGCGTAATCGAAGGTGAATCCAACATTCCGCTCTGTGGCAAATGCATTGACCATGTGGGGATATTGCCTGAAGATGTTTTGCCAGTTCCTAGCGCAGTGGCGGCAATCCGTGAAGCAGATGCCTGTATTCTCGGGCCAGGCAGTCTGTATACGAGCGTTTTGCCGAATTTGCTGGTTAGGGGAATCGCTGACGAGCTTAGACGAACCAAGGCAGTCAAAATCTATATATGCAATGTGATGACCCAGCCGGGAGAAACTGACGGCTATAGTGCTTCACGGCATGTGAAGGCAATTCTCGATCATGTCGGGCCTGGTGTGATCGATTATGTGGTTGTTAATGCGCAAACCGTAGCACCTGTGTTGCGGGATAGATATGCCACTCAAGGCGCCGTTCCCGTCGAAGCAGACATTGAGGCGATTGAAGCATTAGGCGTTAGAGCAGTCAAGGCAAATATTATTAATGAGACTGATTTAGTGAGACATGATCCTGAGCGGCTGTCCCACACGATCATGGATATGGTAGTCAAGTTGGGCGGAAAGTCTGAACGCGTTCGACTGTTAGATTACTATTTGCAGGAAGAAGAAGGGCGTCAGAGGTGA
- the whiA gene encoding DNA-binding protein WhiA, producing MSFSIEVRNELARILDDGKCCSTAELTALLRMGGTLLIIGSGVPGLSFSTENAAVARKALTLIRQEFSVAAEVVVTRARRLQKRNTYKIRIIPSPAVAELLTSLGILAGGGWAGDDSALLRKPCCRRAYLRGAFLGGGSVNKPEGDYHLELVTANETFAKTLYKLLRAQHLPAGITERKHDSVVYLKDGDAISAFLGLVGAYQAVMKFENVRVVKDMRNQVNRLVNCETANLQKTVNAAGRQLDAIRLIDQTVGIDNLPNALRETAKLRLEFPEATLQELVDVSRGKLGKSGINHRLRKLEEIAIEIKAGDNSET from the coding sequence TTGTCCTTTTCCATTGAGGTTCGCAATGAATTGGCGCGAATACTAGACGATGGTAAATGCTGCAGCACAGCAGAGCTGACAGCTTTATTGCGTATGGGTGGAACTTTGCTGATCATAGGCTCAGGCGTGCCTGGTCTGAGCTTTTCTACCGAAAATGCGGCAGTCGCTCGCAAGGCTCTTACTCTGATTCGGCAGGAATTTTCTGTGGCTGCTGAGGTTGTGGTTACTAGGGCACGCAGGCTACAGAAGCGCAACACCTATAAAATTCGGATCATTCCCTCACCAGCAGTGGCAGAACTATTGACTTCGCTTGGTATCCTGGCGGGCGGTGGCTGGGCTGGCGATGATTCAGCTTTACTACGGAAGCCTTGCTGTCGGCGGGCATATCTGCGCGGCGCTTTCCTAGGCGGTGGCTCGGTGAATAAGCCTGAGGGAGATTATCACCTGGAACTGGTAACAGCGAATGAGACTTTTGCGAAAACCTTATATAAGCTCTTGAGAGCGCAGCATTTGCCAGCTGGCATAACAGAGCGCAAGCATGATTCTGTCGTATACCTGAAAGATGGTGACGCTATTAGCGCCTTTCTTGGCCTGGTTGGCGCATATCAGGCAGTAATGAAATTTGAAAATGTGCGGGTTGTCAAGGATATGCGAAACCAAGTGAATCGCTTGGTCAACTGCGAAACTGCTAATTTGCAGAAAACTGTTAACGCCGCAGGTCGCCAGCTTGATGCAATCCGTCTTATTGATCAAACGGTCGGGATTGATAATTTGCCGAACGCTTTGCGGGAAACGGCTAAGCTAAGGCTAGAGTTTCCTGAAGCTACTTTGCAGGAATTGGTCGACGTATCTCGTGGAAAACTAGGCAAGTCAGGCATTAATCACCGATTGCGCAAACTTGAAGAAATTGCCATAGAAATTAAAGCGGGGGATAACAGTGAAACGTAG
- a CDS encoding polysaccharide deacetylase family protein, protein MKRSLLVLFALALLIGWLLRPIDGVSILAYHRVREDGERYSVSPQQFSEQMQFLQQHGYTAISMAEMADAFSGSKTLPPKPIVITFDDGYADNLLTALPILENYGMKATVFIIAGSVGQPDYLNWDQATELLRRGVEIGSHTVSHAALSQVTDAQKQEEIVQSKVLLEGQLGKPVEFLAYPFGQFDPSLFPLLQQAGYSGACTGIAGLNFADDPPYRWKRVSVPRPKFGMLEFRLRLLRAQLVSW, encoded by the coding sequence GTGAAACGTAGTCTACTGGTGCTGTTTGCTCTTGCGTTGCTGATAGGCTGGTTGCTTCGCCCGATTGACGGAGTTTCCATCCTCGCTTACCATAGGGTTCGTGAAGATGGGGAAAGATACAGTGTCAGTCCACAACAGTTTAGCGAGCAGATGCAATTTCTCCAACAGCATGGTTACACAGCCATCTCGATGGCCGAGATGGCTGATGCATTTTCTGGCAGCAAGACGCTGCCGCCTAAGCCAATTGTCATTACGTTTGATGACGGTTATGCCGATAATTTATTGACCGCCTTACCGATCTTGGAAAATTATGGAATGAAGGCGACAGTGTTCATTATTGCCGGCAGTGTAGGCCAGCCTGATTATCTCAACTGGGATCAGGCCACTGAACTGCTGCGCCGCGGTGTTGAAATCGGCTCTCATACAGTTAGTCATGCTGCTTTGAGTCAAGTCACTGATGCGCAGAAGCAAGAGGAAATCGTGCAATCAAAAGTCCTGCTAGAGGGCCAGCTAGGTAAGCCGGTGGAATTTTTGGCATATCCATTTGGTCAATTTGATCCCTCTTTATTTCCTTTGCTACAGCAGGCCGGTTATAGCGGTGCTTGCACCGGTATTGCTGGACTGAATTTTGCCGATGATCCGCCCTATCGCTGGAAGCGGGTCAGTGTGCCACGCCCTAAGTTTGGCATGTTGGAATTTAGGCTTAGATTATTGCGTGCGCAATTAGTTAGCTGGTGA